Proteins co-encoded in one Fusarium fujikuroi IMI 58289 draft genome, chromosome FFUJ_chr06 genomic window:
- a CDS encoding related to CTI6 Cyc8-Tup1 Interacting protein, with protein MAPPSPRRSSRARATNSQSQQSSVSSSTSGRVERNTRSVAKPSSNKSTPSDSLSSEPFEDLDDTLLGRRRKRNHEDENDKTLKPDNFEMANGSDDLPEEEDEAVRCICDAEEYPGRPPVEGADLDFFNAIEFTEDVTGFFVQCDICKVWQHGACVGIFSAESSPEEYFCEQCRKDLHKIYTASNGQKWSKYVPHNRPSRATSRATSIAKEGNRSPKTGTSKTSRPTSASQTSKRRSTMNSRDRAYEDEQLLRAIEASKEDVPQDEQEIVTRRAKRGRSDSEESIAVNARPRDEKLASLRNPLSVKRQRTNSMSPSPPTELVEVQSYNESDEEVNTRNGAKKVRNSKNQRTKTEKEDKERQRQEAADKRKGRAERRRGEDSDPSEETPPAVAKPPATKSIETPVIMETPALALPVPDTPPASNQTVSSTAKRGGRATHKKGKGRNQYTRDRDVDGESPARSMSRDIQKNGEEPTPTHTKPTSEHRHGKSKPALHHKLNMVDMKRRVGAIMDFISRTQVDLAAEAIPGTNGNASSGEASPQKSSDSHSVENEDTAGSSGGKDFKDLNCIEMMDVLTRDMVKWQNQYT; from the exons ATGGCACCACCCTCGCCGCGACGGTCATCAAGAGCCCGTGCCACCAATTCACAATCCCAACAGTCATCTGTATCCTCAAGCACATCGGGTCGAGTTGAGCGGAATACGAGATCAGTCGCCAAACCGTCTTCCAACAAATCCACACCAAGTGACTCTTTGTCCTCGGAGCCatttgaagatcttgacgatACCCTCCTCGGTCGAAGGCGAAAGCGTAACCACGAAGACGAAAACGATAAGACTTTGAAACCCGATAATTTTGAAATGGCGAATGGCAGCGACGACCTcccagaagaggaggacgaagCCGTGCGATGTATCTGTGATGCAGAAGAATACCCGGGCCGCCCACCCGTGGAAGGCGCCGACCTAGATTTCTTCAATGCCATAGAATTTACTGAAGACGTTACCGGCTTCTTCGTTCAATGCGACATTTGCAAGGTCTGGCAGCACGGCGCCTGTGTCGGCATCTTTAGCGCTGAGAGCTCTCCCGAAGAATATTTTTGCGAGCAATGTCGCAAAGATCTCCATAAAATATACACTGCAAGCAACGG CCAAAAATGGTCCAAGTATGTCCCCCATAACCGGCCGTCGCGCGCAACATCTCGAGCCACCTCGATTGCCAAGGAAGGCAATCGTTCACCCAAGACTGGCACGAGTAAGACCTCGCGCCCAACTTCCGCCTCACAAACCTCAAAACGCCGATCCACAATGAATAGCCGCGACCGAGCTTATGAAGACGAGCAACTCCTGCGTGCCATTGAAGCAAGTAAAGAAGATGTCcctcaagatgaacaagaaATCGTGACCCGACGAGCGAAACGGGGACGAAGCGATAGTGAAGAGTCAATCGCCGTCAATGCTCGGCCACGGGATGAGAAACTGGCATCACTGAGGAACCCATTAAGTGTAAAGCGACAGAGAACCAATTCGATGTCACCCTCACCTCCTACTGAGCTGGTCGAGGTTCAAAGTTACAACGAATCAGATGAGGAGGTCAATACTCGAAATGGAGCCAAGAAAGTTCGTAACAGCAAGAATCAGCGAACCAAGacggagaaggaagataaaGAGCGCCAGCGACAGGAAGCTGCAGATAAAAGGAAAGGCCGCGCAGAAAGGCGACGAGGAGAGG ATTCTGACCCTTCAGAGGAAACACCTCCTGCCGTTGCTAAACCTCCCGCTACCAAAAGCATCGAGACACCGGTTATTATGGAAACCCCTGCACTTGCGCTGCCCGTTCCCGACACACCCCCTGCGAGCAACCAGACGGTCTCAAGCACCGCCAAGCGCGGCGGCAGAGCTACACATAAGAAGGGCAAAGGCAGGAACCAATACACGAGGGACCGCGATGTGGATGGCGAATCCCCAGCACGATCCATGTCAAGGGACATTCAAAAGAACGGCGAAGAGCCCACCCCAACACACACGAAACCTACAAGTGAACATCGACATGGCAAGTCAAAGCCCGCCTTACATCACAAGTTGAATATGGTGGATATGAAGCGGCGTGTCGGTGCCATAATGGATTTCATTTCAAGGACCCAAGTAGACCTTGCAGCGGAAGCAATCCCAGGCACGAACGGAAACGCAAGCAGCGGAGAAGCATCGCCGCAAAAGTCCTCAGATTCCCATTCTGTAGAGAATGAGGATACAGCAGGCTCTTCTGGGGGCAAAGATTTTAAGGACCTGAACTGTatagagatgatggatgTCCTGACACGAGATATGGTCAAGTGGCAGAATCAGTATACCTGA